In Cyanobacteria bacterium GSL.Bin1, a genomic segment contains:
- a CDS encoding transglutaminase, which produces MMLFLCRNHLSSLFPNPTPWFDLSQPKIIFSDIKAGNINALDDQHLRYIDQKAFHLKYEGSSIRELAKILSSKAKTETEKARIIYTWITNNIAYDVGMSLNNIDLVDVNPATVLKERKTICSGYANLYQALAQEMGLDVVIIEGTATGSSYIVGDTAINHAWNAVKIQDQWYLLDATWGAGTVTETQFRKKFNPYYFATPPEQFIFNHFPADSAWQLLANPYTRENFEDLPDVSPGFFQKNIDLVSHRKREIKMGNQSQIILSVPQKTTVVTALKKNNQNIPDHYNLVQKEGKTVTIQSTFPELGKYKLDIFANSTQSQDYVHILTYQITATSINSPFPKTSIKFQENEGYLYTPLTYQLPNHKMVEFKLKVQNAIDIQVLNTETNEWTQLTRLDDLFMEKLKVGDSPVKVVAQFPGDPRYWTLVEYN; this is translated from the coding sequence ATGATGCTTTTTTTATGCCGTAATCACTTGTCTTCATTATTTCCCAATCCCACTCCTTGGTTTGATTTATCACAGCCAAAGATTATCTTTTCTGACATTAAAGCAGGGAACATTAACGCTCTTGATGATCAGCATTTGCGGTACATTGATCAAAAAGCCTTCCATCTTAAATATGAGGGATCTTCAATTCGAGAACTTGCCAAAATTTTATCCTCCAAGGCAAAAACAGAAACAGAAAAAGCAAGAATTATCTATACTTGGATTACTAATAACATTGCTTACGATGTGGGAATGTCCCTTAATAATATTGATTTAGTTGATGTTAATCCTGCCACTGTTTTAAAGGAACGCAAGACTATTTGTTCAGGTTACGCTAACTTATACCAAGCACTAGCTCAAGAAATGGGATTAGATGTAGTAATTATTGAAGGAACAGCAACTGGAAGCAGTTATATTGTCGGAGATACTGCGATTAATCATGCTTGGAATGCAGTAAAAATTCAGGATCAATGGTATTTATTAGATGCTACTTGGGGAGCAGGAACTGTTACAGAAACTCAATTTCGTAAGAAATTTAATCCCTATTATTTTGCGACTCCACCTGAACAGTTTATTTTTAATCATTTTCCTGCCGATTCAGCTTGGCAACTCCTAGCCAATCCTTATACCCGGGAAAACTTTGAAGATTTACCCGATGTTTCTCCAGGCTTTTTTCAAAAAAATATTGATTTAGTTTCTCATCGAAAAAGAGAAATTAAAATGGGAAATCAAAGTCAAATTATTTTGTCGGTTCCCCAAAAAACAACAGTAGTTACGGCGCTAAAAAAGAACAATCAAAATATACCTGATCATTACAATTTAGTGCAGAAAGAAGGAAAAACAGTTACTATACAGAGCACATTTCCAGAATTAGGAAAATATAAATTGGATATTTTTGCAAATTCAACACAATCTCAAGACTATGTTCATATTCTTACTTACCAAATAACAGCCACTTCTATTAATTCTCCTTTTCCAAAAACTTCTATTAAATTTCAAGAAAACGAAGGATATTTATACACACCCCTCACTTATCAATTACCTAACCATAAAATGGTAGAATTCAAACTAAAAGTCCAAAATGCTATAGATATACAAGTTTTAAATACGGAAACGAATGAGTGGACTCAACTCACTCGCTTGGATGATTTATTTATGGAAAAATTAAAGGTAGGGGATTCTCCCGTGAAAGTGGTTGCTCAATTTCCGGGAGATCCTCGATATTGGACATTAGTTGAATATAACTAA
- the pyk gene encoding pyruvate kinase yields MSVNPFPHHTKIVATIGPASQSEAVIRQLIQAGMSVARLNFSHGSYDDHAAMIARIRQISQELDTPITLLQDLQGPKIRVGALPQGEVTLNAGKTVTLTPSLETSDAPDVIPIDYPHLAEEARPGAQVLLDDGLLELEVEAITNAQVECRVINGGILKNRKGVNFPNLNLSLPSLTVKDQQDLDFGIKQGIDWVCLSFVRGVEDIHHLKGFLQSREANIPVIAKIEKPQAVEHLDALVDACDGLMVARGDLGVEIRPEKVPLLQKKIIQTCNRKGIPVITATQMLESMIHSPRPTRAEASDVANAIIDGTDAVMLSGESAVGKYPVQAVEIMARIAEQVEPEIEFTDHPPAENTETHALSEALNSIDKMMNLRCIASFTTTGYTARIASDERPRAPIVAFTPTLAVYHRLNLIWGVKPLLLQPKEEGLEPLIMQMEACLLERNLVASGDKILILGGSPVQRTKGTNFLKIHSIS; encoded by the coding sequence ATGTCCGTCAATCCTTTTCCTCATCACACCAAAATCGTTGCCACGATTGGTCCGGCGAGTCAATCAGAAGCTGTCATTCGGCAACTCATTCAAGCGGGAATGAGCGTTGCTCGCTTAAATTTTTCTCACGGGAGCTACGATGATCATGCCGCTATGATCGCGCGGATCAGACAGATTTCCCAAGAACTAGATACCCCGATTACGCTTCTCCAAGACTTGCAAGGACCGAAAATTCGCGTGGGAGCGCTTCCCCAAGGAGAAGTGACGTTGAATGCGGGAAAAACAGTTACCCTGACACCGAGCCTGGAAACCAGCGATGCCCCAGATGTCATTCCCATTGACTATCCTCATCTAGCAGAAGAAGCGCGCCCGGGAGCGCAAGTGTTACTCGATGATGGACTGCTTGAACTAGAAGTAGAAGCGATCACTAACGCACAAGTCGAATGTCGAGTAATTAACGGTGGAATTTTGAAAAACCGCAAAGGCGTTAACTTTCCCAACTTAAACTTGAGTCTGCCTTCCCTAACCGTTAAAGATCAACAAGACTTAGACTTTGGCATTAAACAGGGGATTGACTGGGTTTGCTTAAGTTTTGTCCGGGGTGTAGAAGATATCCATCACCTGAAAGGATTTTTGCAGTCTCGAGAAGCTAACATTCCTGTAATCGCTAAAATTGAAAAACCCCAAGCCGTGGAACATCTCGATGCCCTAGTCGATGCTTGTGATGGCTTAATGGTGGCGCGCGGCGATTTAGGGGTAGAAATTCGCCCAGAAAAAGTCCCTCTCCTGCAAAAGAAAATTATTCAAACTTGTAATCGCAAGGGAATCCCAGTGATTACCGCAACCCAAATGCTAGAAAGCATGATCCATTCCCCACGCCCGACTCGTGCAGAAGCGTCGGATGTCGCCAATGCCATCATTGATGGAACGGATGCGGTTATGCTATCAGGAGAATCGGCTGTGGGCAAATATCCTGTGCAAGCGGTGGAAATTATGGCGCGGATTGCCGAACAAGTGGAACCGGAAATTGAATTTACCGATCATCCACCTGCCGAAAATACAGAAACTCATGCCTTGAGTGAAGCCTTAAATTCCATTGATAAGATGATGAATTTGCGCTGTATTGCTTCGTTTACTACAACGGGTTACACCGCGCGGATTGCCTCAGATGAACGCCCACGAGCGCCCATTGTTGCCTTTACGCCGACTCTGGCAGTGTACCATCGCTTAAATTTAATTTGGGGCGTCAAACCTTTACTATTGCAGCCAAAAGAAGAAGGGTTAGAACCCTTAATTATGCAGATGGAAGCGTGTTTGTTAGAACGCAACTTGGTCGCATCGGGCGATAAAATATTAATCCTGGGTGGCTCTCCAGTACAACGAACTAAAGGGACCAATTTCTTGAAAATTCATTCTATTTCTTAA